The Microcoleus sp. FACHB-68 genome includes a region encoding these proteins:
- a CDS encoding IS630 family transposase, whose translation MPRKAHLANHLKEDELKQKYITSQDPVEARRWHVIWLVAIGWTIKNSALAVGLDYQYAKKMIKRYNELGAEGVKNQRKKAQKHLRGKAPLLNEQQLQKLVAQLRSRPADGGIWTGPKVARWIEKETRRPKVANQRGWDYLKKCNHSWQRPRPKHRQGDEQAQEEFKQQLPLKVKQLQQKHPQAQIEVWFFDEHRVGLKPILRKVWSPRGERPIALVQPRYEWLYVYGFVEPKTGRTFWYLIPRVNTKWFNLVLKTFAVEAGASNEKIILLVEDRAGWHTSPKVQLPTGLIGEFLPPYSPELQRAERLWSLVDEPLVNQHFESLEQLEDVLATRCCVLQQMTEEIKHLTHYHWLNYSDAISSPT comes from the coding sequence ATGCCCAGAAAAGCGCATCTAGCCAATCATCTCAAAGAAGATGAACTGAAACAAAAGTATATAACAAGTCAAGACCCAGTGGAAGCAAGGAGATGGCACGTCATCTGGCTCGTAGCTATAGGATGGACAATCAAAAACAGTGCCCTAGCCGTAGGACTAGATTACCAATACGCCAAAAAGATGATTAAAAGATATAACGAGCTAGGAGCCGAAGGAGTTAAAAATCAGCGGAAAAAAGCCCAGAAACATCTGCGAGGAAAAGCGCCATTATTAAATGAGCAACAACTGCAAAAGTTAGTCGCCCAACTGCGCTCAAGACCCGCAGATGGAGGAATTTGGACTGGGCCAAAAGTAGCGAGGTGGATAGAAAAAGAAACCAGGCGGCCAAAAGTTGCCAATCAAAGAGGGTGGGATTATCTAAAAAAGTGCAATCACTCCTGGCAAAGGCCAAGACCGAAGCATCGACAGGGGGATGAACAAGCCCAGGAGGAATTTAAACAACAGTTGCCCCTCAAAGTTAAACAACTGCAACAGAAACATCCCCAAGCCCAAATAGAAGTCTGGTTTTTTGATGAGCATAGGGTGGGTCTCAAGCCCATACTGAGAAAGGTGTGGTCGCCCAGAGGAGAAAGACCCATAGCCCTAGTACAGCCTCGGTATGAATGGCTATATGTTTATGGATTTGTGGAGCCAAAAACAGGCCGAACTTTTTGGTATTTGATTCCCAGAGTCAATACCAAGTGGTTCAACCTTGTCTTGAAGACATTTGCCGTCGAAGCTGGGGCCTCAAACGAAAAAATTATTCTCTTAGTTGAAGATAGAGCCGGATGGCATACCAGTCCAAAAGTTCAGTTACCAACTGGTCTTATTGGAGAATTTCTGCCTCCCTATTCTCCGGAATTGCAAAGAGCCGAAAGATTATGGTCTTTAGTAGATGAACCTTTAGTGAATCAGCATTTTGAAAGTCTTGAGCAGTTAGAAGATGTATTAGCTACCAGATGTTGTGTGCTTCAACAAATGACTGAGGAAATCAAACATCTGACCCATTATCATTGGTTGAATTATAGTGACGCTATTAGTAGTCCAACATAA